ccttcaggctgtgtcatatacacatcctcacttagatgtccattaaggaaagcggttttgacatccatttgccatatctcatagtcataatatgcggcaattgctaggagaatccgaacagactttagcattgcgacgggcgaaaaggtttcctcatagtcaacaccttgaatttgtcggaaacctttcgccaccaatcgtgccttatagatgtgaacatttccatccatgtctaattttttcttaaaaatccacttacagtccacaggtcttacactgtcaatctgatcgaccaagttccaaacttgattatcatacatggattttaactcgaattccatggcttcaagccatttgtcggagtcgggtcccatcgttgcttctttgtaggtcaagggctcatcattttccatcaataatacatggcgctcctccgtaataacgaggttgagcttgtcagtagcgcgacgtgcccttatagaccttcgtggggctggagcctcaactacgggttgtgcaacatcttgcacatcccgtggatcttcagtgggtgctgaaacagtttcgggtatttcctgaatttcttcaagttgcaccttgctcccactaaatccttttgagagaaactccttttctaagaaaacaccattgcgagcgacaaacactttgccttccgccttattgtaaaaataatatcctttggtttctctaggataccccacaaagaaacatttgtctgactttggagtgagcttatctgacatcaaacgtttgacataagcctcacatccccaaactttgagaaaagataatccgggacgcttcccagtccatatctcatatggtgtcttctcaacagacttacttggaaccctattcagtgtgaacgcagcagtttcaagagcataaccccaaaatgacaatggaagatcagcttggctcatcatggacctaaccatgtccaacaaggttcggttcctccgttcggataccccattccattgaggcgttccgggcggagttagctgcggaataattccacattgcttcaaatgatcaccaaattcaaggctcaaatattctcctccacgatcagatcgcagaaatttaattgtcttgcctaattgattttgtacttcattctgaaattctttgaacttttcaaacgattcagacttgtgcctcattaagtagatatagccatatctactaaagtcatcagtgaaagtaatgaagtactgaaaaccacctctggctattgagctcattggtccacatacatcggtatgtacaagtcccaacaagtcactcgccctctcactctgaccagtgaaaggcgctttggtcatctttccaagcaaacaagactcacatgtgtcaaatgattcaaaatcaaatgagcttaacaatccatctttatggagttgttcaatgcgcttctcatttatatgacctaagcgacaatgccaaataaaagtgggattcaaatcatttggtctaagcctcttagtattaatgttacagacagatttatcctcaagatcaagaacatataatccattcaccaatggacaatgagcataaaaaataccattgcaaaagatagaacaacatttgttctcaattacaatattaaaatcaccaacttcttccaaacatgaagaagaaataatgttcttctcaaagcaggaatgcaataacaattatttaattccaaaactaatccggagggtagagacaagtggtaggtgccgaccgccaacaccgcaacctttgcgccattgccgacccgaacgtccaactcgcctcttgcaaatcttctagtctcacttagaccctgcaacgatttgcaagtgtgaatcatcgatccaatatcaaatacccatgattcactagaagataatgcaatatttatttctataacatttatacctgaagtggaagtctcacttcccttcttcttcttcttttcttccaagtacttcttgcagttcctagaccaatgtcccttttcatgacagtggaagcattcatcttcagaagtagggccagatttggccttaggtgctggctttagcttagagcccgaggactcaccaccggaactcttttccttgcctttacctttgggattaggaggcgtccaacgcttcctctttttgttccccttctgaatcatcatcacatgattgggattcttcttaatgctctcttCTGCTatttttagcatcccatgcaactcactcaatgttttatccaagccattcatctgaaagttcatgataaaaggctcatagctcgccgggagcgactggagaataatatcagtagccaagtcttggtgaagttcagaaccaattctatccaaagtctcaatgtaatcaatcattttgatcacatgaggactgactgggctaccttctgccagcttgcacgcaaacaaggactttgagatattgaacctctcagtcctggcttggttctaaaacatcccacgcagcccctcgatcatggtatgagcatccgcatgctcatactgcttctgcagatcaggggacatggtggcgagcatcagacagctgacatcaagtgagtcattgcagtgcttctcataagttctgcgatcagcagcagttgcattgtcagggagatcatcaggatatggctgctcaagaacatactcctttttctcttgcctgagaacaattctcaggttgcggtaccaatcaataaagtttattccattcaacttttctttctcaagaacagaacgcaaattgaaagcggaattgttactggcagacatgatctacaacattaaagtaaagcaagatttcagcactaagtttatgtaaagactttcattaactgatttaacaaaagacaacctactatatcaaagtcatcttccctctaatgacatatagtggttcaagatccataatcactaaaattctagtgagctttagcatcacggctagaaaagtagtgatacaggtaagtaacaaattactaatcacatctctatgcgactcttgtttgttgggtggcatccaatgccccgaccccaaccctatgccttaaagcccaaaactattttgatagctttgctaagtaaaccaatactatgcttgtgaatgtccgacatccaccctatacaaaagtgatagctgagagtactctactttggtaaacctaccacacaacgatcaaaatttataggtgcagctattggtaaaaggtatcaaaaactcaaacttttctgGGGggagctattctatcatgattaaagcatccaccatatgtaaaagcatgaaagaatagtatgacagaaaaataaacatcacagtcatataatcatattatattgtgaatagtatggcctcttgcatcacaatgggctcaatcgccatggctccaaggtgacatccattgccatccgtcctgtcttgtggtgatcattatcgccatcatgattgaaacctccatgaaaagatactaagctactacatctaatagctagtgaaataattacatgaggattcaaacatcacaagtcgacacgcaggtcgttatacaataatggtgcaacctcaacccggttgtgttaacttgcgacacgcaggccgcacaaatcatcacatacatcatcacatgacattgaggccataccattcacatcacaccctgcaaaaacaagttaggcgtacgacgtgttctaccaaagtagcgcttgagaagccgctacagcgagaaagcaacggcggtccctatgaaatccctatgaaaatccctatgaaaatctcatcagagtgatcgcatcacctcaaatccgagccattcataatgcctcaattttcactaggtcaatcaccttgaccgtgcaaattttgcacttgagaagactgcatctacacatgaccttgatctgttggttcaatctgctgactatgcacacagttagtcccgatggtgattccagccggtagggacatgtcgtatgcataacagagaaagaacacaaactaatcttttgtcacatgccgcgcaatcaactcgctccagttttaaccccttatgaccaattgatctaatcaaaccgtgcaaaagtaatagatccaatctactacaacaacatatcacctatatgcaaaagatccagaccaaaaactacgcaagatggctctggtaccactgtagagaaacgggtaggctacgctagcatcactaccgcataaacccaagatacttgcgagtagaagatcatagatttTTACCACTaaacgcgcagcgcagcggaagaagtcgcgcgtcgatgtagaggaagtagtcgatcacgtcccacgaaccgagctcctcgtacttgatcccagcagccgatcagcgcagcagtcgcagcagcgcctccacggagtccacacgtacggggatgaaacgccgggcatcggtgtgctagcaccgcacgcacggcaagggcggcggccgagagagagggagaggcggcggcgcgcctcagatcatcgcccccctagcccctccctcatatatatagggcgtattaatgggcttctatctcataggcccattagtaaccctaatccctcttgaaTCAATATTCACTtaggcctttaaaccgtattgtgatgatgggctcttgagCATATCACCAACACATCGGGGACGGGGGAGGGCAGGCAGTAGCAGCAGCGGGAGCCGATGGAGGGGAGGCGCTGAAACAGAACTGAATGCTCTAGTCCAAGTACTCAGAATCGCATCCACAAAGCAGATTCAGTACGGtggcaattagttttttttacctTGGGGTGCCACGGAGCCCTTGATTGGTGGAGAGGTGCAGCTCCTTTGTTGTGTCAGGCCCGATTCAGTGGGTGGCGGTGCACAGCAGGGACAAGGGAGAGGAGGCGGGTGAAGAGGGAAgtgcggcacaggcggaggGAGGGCAAGCCGCCGGAGCACGAGATGAACAGGGGCGTCACCTGATTCGGCGGCGCACAGAAGAGACAGGGGAGGGGATGGCTGAAGGGGAGGCGCGCGGAGGTGCGGGGAGCCGAGGAAGGGAGGTGCggcgctggaggaagaagaaagggagaagaggaggaagaaaggataAGGCAAGGGCGGCGTGGTCATTTCGCGTGGCCCCTCCGCGCTGGCCAGCTGATCTGCCCTGCCACGTCGGCAATTTTGGCAAATTATTAGCGTCGTACGAAAAGAAATGGCAAAAATATAAGAGCCACCGTAAAATGATAAACGAAGGAGTGACATCCGTAACAATGACAAATAATTAAATACCCCTCGCCGGTGCCGCAGCCGCGAGTCTCGCTCCCGACGCCAAATCCCTGTTCCTTCCTCTCTCCCCGCtccggcggccgcctccgccctccgCCCTCCGCCCGGCCGAGGCCCGCAACTATCCCCTGACCTAGGAGGAGAAGGTCGAAGGGCGTAACGCTCCCTCACGGGAGGTGAGGAGGATGTCGGGGTTCGGCGATGGGTACGTGGGGACGGCGCAGGACGCGGTGAAGATCCGGCGGCTAGAGAAGCAGCGCGAGGCGGAGCGCCGCAAGATCGAGGAGCTGAAGAACAAATCTGCCGACGGGCAGCCCGGCCTCCTGCAGTTCGGCTCCAGCACTTCCGAGGTAATTGCTGTCACGGCGGCTTTCCTGCCCTCCCATCTGCCTCGCTACCAAATCCTATCTATCATTTTTAGTGTCCCCATGTCATTTTCCTAATAAGACACCAGCGTTGTTCAGGATTTGAACCTTGTAATTGCCTGTAATTTCACCTAGTTTGCTTTACTTGAGTTAGCAAAAGCAGCCTATGTGGCAATACTTGATCTGTGCGTGATTTTACTCTGTTCGATTTATGCCTGCACGGTCCAATTTCGAGTAGCTTTTCCACGCATGACTTTTGCTGCGGGACTGATGAAGAGATAGTATTTTCTGTGTTTGCTATGTCACAGACCAAGTTGTCTTTTCAGTTCGACGACCATATATATATGCTATCCAATCGTTTGAAAATCATTTGAATTTTCGGAAGCCGGATGTCACAGCATTCTGTATATACCTTCGAATTTTGTTTCACGAGCTAACAGTAATATCTGTTACATTCAGATTCTTGAGACTGCATTTAAGAAGGAAACAGTTGGTCTCGTCACGAGAGAGCAGTATGTGGAAAAGGTAATTAGGCAATTTCTACATACATTAGTTTTTGCCAGCACCATTTTTAACTTCCCATCTAATTTATCGGCCATATGATCGAGCAGAGGGTTAACATCCGAACCAAGATcgaggaggaagagaaagagaaaCTTCAGAAGTTACAACAAGAGTGAGTTTGAACTTTGCATCCTAGCCTGTTATTCTGTTAGATATAAAATATCGATGTATTCTTTCCCTTAAACATACAATTATGTCATCATGTGTTTCTTGTCTCAGAGAAGAAGAATTACAAAtgcagaaaaggaaaaagaggagAGTGAAGGGTGATCCACGATTATCTTTCTGTGACGACATTGAGAATGGAAGTGATGAAGATGATTTTGAGAATCGTACGCTCCTTCTAACCCATCTGTGGTCTTACTATTCCATTGTTTCATTACCTCATTATGGACATTTGTCGATCAGACCTTTTCACTTTTATCGGTATCATCCGCGGTCTACTGCATTGAACAAGGTTTTTGCTTTGCTTCACTATTTCCCTACTAGTGTGTGGTGATTATTGCTTATCATTTCATATTTCGTTTGCTAGCATAGTCCAGATCATTTGATGATTAATATTAAATGTACACATGTTTATAATTTGGTCATGTACTTGTTTCTGTCCTCCGATAATTGCCTATTGTGATGTAGCTTTCAAATTCTACAAGCTTTTTGGTGAAGTATTGTCTTGATGATTTAGGCCAATGAGGACTCTTGTGTTGCATTTCTTTCTGTCATAGCATTGAGTTTGAAAGCTTACATCTGTGGGAGTCGTTTTCTTTTAACTTTGCTTCAGTTGTTGAACTGGTGAGGAGATGAAGTTTGATCGACACTACAATATTTTGTGTATAGTTGACCTGTAGAGAAACACCAAGGCAAATTAAATGGGTCTTGTGCATGGCTTAATCTAGAACAGATTTGTTCTCTTTTAGTGACACTGGCAACATGTCTTTGCGTCTTCTGTCTTGACTTGTAAATTATTACCCAAAACTACCCAAGAATTATAAAATTACTCCGAAGCTAATATGAACATATTTCTTGGTATTCTGTACAGAAGAAACTCAAAAGAAAAATGGCCCTATCAAACTTGGAAAAGATCCAACTGTCGAGACAAGTTTTCTACCAGACAGGTATTTCTGTTAGTTTACGACTAGTACTTAGGAGTTTTGATTGATTCTTCATTTCCAAGCTTTATTGACCTGCAAGCTATTTGCTAAGAATGATCCTTCAGAGAGAGGGAGGCAGAGGAACAGGCAGAACGAGAACGACTGAAGAAGCAGTGGTTGCGTGAGCAGGAGTTGATCAAAAGTATTGCCACATTCTGATTGCATTATTCATCTTAATCAATTGTACTATAACTTGCATTTTGGATATTTTTTCTTCCTATACGATTAACCATTTTATGTCACATTTCAGATGAACCTCTCTCAATTACCTACAGTTACTGGGATGGGACTGGGCACAGGagagttatccaggttaatTTTAACCATAACTGAACTTGCTTCTTGTTTGACTGGGCTTGTGGTCTTTGAAATTTGGACTGCACAATTAAAACATAGCCTACCACAATGCCAGGTTCGTAAAGGTGACACTATTGGAGAATTCCTAAGGGCTGTTCAACAGCAACTTGCCCCTGAGTTCCGTGAAGTACGGACAACGTCAGTTGAGAACCTTCTTTATGTGAAGGAGGATCTTATCATTCCTCATGTATGCAAACTTAGTTTCTTCTCTCTTAAGTTACATAGTTTTGTCTAGCTTCTTTTAACCCTTTTCTTATTCCATGTTCCCTCTTTTTGTTTGACAGCAACACAGCTTCTATGAATTAATTATTAACAAAGCGAGGGGCAAGAGTGGACCGGTAattcttgttctttttgtgcACGCGTATATTATGTTCTGCTCCAATACATTGTTTGTTCTAAAgcatttttttagatttttgggtaaaaaaatatttgtgtaaCTGAAACTGATGCATGACGGTTTCTTTCTGTGTTGGTGTTTTCAACTTGTGTAGTCTGTAGTCTGTACCTTCTTACAACTGATCACTGTTTTTATTTCATCAAGGAAGACTAGCagtttcttctttctttcttatcCTCATTAATTTGACATTTTAAGAATATTGGAGTTGAAACcaaaatattttataatttGATGTAGAAGAGAATAATTTGGTTGCTTACTGATTCTGCTGTTTTCCAGATGGACTTGCTCTTTATGGCCTAAGAGTTTAAAGATTTACTGACTGATATATATTTGCAGCTTTTCCATTTTGATGTTCATGAGGATGTTCGTACCATCGCTGATGCAACGAAAGAAAAAGATGAGGTGATGGATGTTTGCAATGTCTTATCTGCAGTTCCCAATTTCTCGTATGTTGCATTCTAAAACTATGTTTGATGACTGCAGTCTCACGCGGGGAAGGTTGTAGAGAGGCATTGGTATGAGAAAAATAAGCATATATTTCCGGCCTCAAGATGGGAGGTTCGACAATTTTACTAGCTTATATCTTCCATGCTTCTTAAAATTATGTTATTCTATTCACCAGAATTCACTTTTGATTTCACAAAGTTTAATTTCATTTGTTTGCTGATGTTTCAAATTATATTGCAGATCTATGACCCAACTAAAAAGTGGGAGCGCTACACAATCCATGGGGACTAGAGTGTAGAATATCACATACAGAGCTAAGTTATTTGTACTTGGGATGCCTGGAATTACTAGCACATTTTATGAGAATGATGCGATGTGTCATGAGTGGAATAGGAAAGGTTACTAGTGTTGTATGATAGATTATGCGCTTTACTTCTTTTGATGCCTGGAATTACTACCACATTTGTACTTATGTTTGCAAATATTTTCAATGCTTGATTATACTCTATGTTATAACATTCAGTGAATgccaaaatttcacatttttgttACTAGCTAGTCATGTGGAAACCTGTACCTTTTTATGGACCATGTTTCCCATTTTACATTTTGAATTTTTAAGAACACTAACATGCCCTGTTACAAATTGATCTCATATAAGCAATGATTGTCGTGTGTCTGCCGGGCGGCATCAGTGACTCCTCTGGATATACATATCTACAACATGTCTTTGTCTATCATTGAGTTGAGCTTCATCTTTGTTCATGCTAGTCTATCAAACTAACGGCGGCAAAGTACAAGTCATCCTGAATTCTTGGTAGAAAGGCTTCCTTTCTCAATTCTGGCAGGTAGCATCGTGGCAGCTTAGTAGATATTGTGCTATATATCAACTGCACTAGCCTATCACCTAATGCCCTACCTGTCTGTTGGAGCAGGTTTGTACAATAGAGTGCCATGAAGGCATGAACCATGACCATCCCGACCAATTGCACTAAACCACACTAGCATGAGCTATCTTAACTGGCTGAAACCTAGACCAAACAGGATTAGGACTAAGATTCCCTCTGCTCCATGCAATGCTCACCTCTCTCCTACTACAACTACACTGTATAGTTGCTGCACAAAGCTACACCAAACCCTCCTCTAACTCGCTTCAAAAACCCAACCCCTTCCATTGCCAGCAGCCTCAGTCCCTCACCACACATCGCCATGGCTTCCCTCACCATCCTCCTCTTAGCGCGCTTCTCCAGCTCCATAGCCGTCTCCTCCAATTCCTACATCTCGAGGAGCACTGAGCAGCAGATCATCGCCACCGTGGCGCCGGCCGTTGTTCCTGACGTCGACGGCCAGAGCACGCAGCCGTTCCTCACCTCGCCCTCCGGGTCGTTCACGGCCTACCTCCGCCGCGGAGTGGACAGCGCCGGCGGCCTTGGCGGCGACGCGTGCTATGTCCAAGTCCAGcaggcgggcgccggcggcagcgtgTGGGAGTCGGACTGCACGCCGGTGGGCGGCGCCGACGCGTGCGACCTGGCGTTCTCGCCGGTCGGGCTCGAGCTCTTCGCGGGCGGGCACTCGTTGTGGGACACCGGGGTCGATGCCGCCGACCCTTGGACGCTGAGCCTTGACGACGGCGGCGATATGAAGATTATTAGCAAGGAAGGTGTGACAGTGTGGACGGCAAGCGGCGAGCCCTGGACGGGGCAGCAGTGCGGGGCACCCTTGCCGGTGTCCCCGGAACCATCGACGGACAGCGCGCTCCCACCGCCGTCGACCGCCGGTTCGAAACTCGTGACGCCGCCGTCAGCGACTCTTGCCGGTGCCGGGAGCACGGACTTTTCTTCTGGAGACcaaccagcgccgccacccgtcGACACGTTGCCGGAAATGCCGGTTCAGCCGCCCGTTGACACGGCGCCCGAGCAGCCACTGGCACCGCCGCCAGCAGACGCGTCACCCGACTTGCCGGACCTGcctctgccaccgccgccggcttaCACGTCTCCCGACTCGCCGGaccagccgctgccgccacccccGCTAGCTGACGTGTCGCCGCCTCCTGCCCCGGCTACCTTTGGCCCTGACACGCCAGTAGCGCCCCCTTTCGGCGTGCCACTCGGCACCCCTCCGCCCGGCGACGACTCATCACTCCCAGGCATCGCCACGCCGCCTGGCGATGAACCAGGCTCGCCAGGCGGCGGGCCCTTCTCGGGACCATCCCCTGCCGGCATGCCGCACCCGCACGGGCCGGCGCATCCGCACCAGCTGCCCCTcggagcctcgccgccgctgccggacgCGCTGGCGCCGGGTGCGCACGGCGCGGGAGCCGGGAAGCAGCCCGGGGTCCCCTTCGGCCACGGGCAGCAGCCAGAGGGACAAGGCGTGTTCGGCCGGCAGCCGCAGCTGCTCAACGACGAGGGGCAGGCGTTGGAGGAGAGCTCCGGCGGGTGGTCGGGAAGCGAGCGTGGCGAAGTGGCTGCGACCTTGTTCGCTGTGATGGCGACGGCGTTGGGCTTTGGGTTTTAGTATGTTGTCCCTTTGAATCTTTCATCGTTTTGGGGGCTTGGATGGTCATTTCTGTAGTGTTGCTCTCCGATGGTGATGGTCTGATCTGAGGCTATGGTTTGTTCTGTGGATTGGGGTAGTAAATtctgtgtaaaacatgttaCCATATGCTGCTTGATTTAGGATATAGTATATGATCCACCGGCtgtatgtatgctgcttctctTGTGTATTATCTTGTGTGCCACTAAAAAGTTTTCAGTATCTATATACCATCGCGCGCGAACTTTGTTCAACCTACACGCCATTCCGTTTACTTTCCATCCAGTTTTCACCGTCATCTACCTGGCATGCGTGCCCGGCCAACTTATAGCGCCCCTACcatgccgccgcctcgccctgcTGCACCGAGCCGGCGCGCAGTGGTTGCAGCTCCGCCGCTGAGCCCCATGCAGGAGCTCGCGTACCGGGGCGTCGAGGGTGTCATTTTTGCGCCCCCATGGTGAGGGGTCGCGCCGCCTCCGTGACATCTGCACATTGGAGCTCCGTGCCTGCTGCGTCTAGTCCTTACGCCCCGTCCAGAGCGGCTGGCGGCGTACGTCGCGGACTCCACAGTGCGCGCCGGCAGCGGTATCCGGTTCAAGCGCCGCGACGCGTACGGCGTACCTGCTGATGCTGCAGGAGGGGCTCAAGATCATGCCCGAGACGAcccagagtttttttttctcatttgacccttttgtaaaactttttttaaTAGTAGACTGCTTAGAAAATTATTTCCAAATCTGACTCACGCTAGATACGCCAATTAAGTTGGCGCTAAACATTACTTCATTCACGTCAAAGCAACTGGCGTGGTTCTCCGGTCGTTGAATGTCTATCTGGCACGTTGACTGGCTGTCTACCTGGCATGTCTCCCACCACCTGTGTCCGCGTTCAAAGTCATCAACCTTCGGTTTCCGTCGCACTGCATGGCAGCGTGCCGTGCCCGTGTGCCGCGCTGTCCGCCAGGCGCTGGAGCCAGCGGCCAGCCCACCCGGCTCGGGCGGCTGGGCCGCAGGAcgaggcgcgcgcgcgcgccgcgtgaCGGGCCGGAGTAACGCACGCGCCGGCGCGTATCGATCGATCCCCTGGTGGTATGTGCGCAGCATCGCATGCGTTTGAAATTTCGAATCGATCTCCTTCTGGTGTGAGGGCTGTCTGCATTCGTGATACTTTATTTTCATACTCTAAAAGAAATATTTCAGTctggtcatcaagattctcgtatTTATATTCAATTTCTCCGCACTCATTCATTCTTTATACCTCTTCTCTATACCAACTAACATGGAGTGAGACCCGTGCGTCAGTTCTTTTTCCCCTCACCCGAGGCCCTCTCTCCCCATTCTCTCTcgtgcacccccccccccctgcacCCCCTCCTCCCggaccccgccgcctcccctgcgcACTACCATGGCGGCGCGACCACGCGCAtccgctcggcggcggcgcgcgtccgcggcgagcggcgggctaggaggcgcaggcgcgcgggcggcgtagcagcgtgcgcggcggtgggggcggcgctcgcgtgggggcggcggaggagcgctcgcgtggaggcggcggaggagcatgCGTGGGCGGTGCGCTCAGCGGATCCGCGTCGATCGGTGCAAGAACCGCGTCGATTGGGCCGAGCGCGCCAGGCCCAAGggggctcgccaccgccgccggtcgcgGGTGGGGAAGGtgaaggaggaggacgacgacgagcagaGGCGCACTAccacggcggcgagcagaggcgagctcgagctccgcgtGCCGAGCTCGGGCGTATCTGGGCGCCTCCacgtcgcgccgccccctcctccctccctcctcctccccctcccgagatccccccggcggcggcgacagcctcgagctcggcggcggcggcctcgagctcagCGGTGCGGCAGAGGcccgcctcgagctcggcctgacctcgcgccgccctccctgctccctcctcgGTCTCGAGCTGATCTACGGCCGCCCAGCTCGGTTGGCCTCGACCTCACCGGCGGCCGTCTCCGGTGTCGCGCTCcgcccctctctccttcccctgcggcggcaacggcggccgTCCTCTGCGTCGCGCTCTGTTCCTCGtgcggcctcgccgccctcgcGCCGGGCAGTTGGgacgcgcgcgggcgggcgggcccCGCGCCACCCTGGCGCGTAGCGGGCATTCGGGATTCCGCTCAATCTAGCGGAATACAGCCGCTCCGCAAAGATAGCGTGAGCTATCGCGTACACTGCTGCAGCAAAAAAACGGTAAAGGTTTACTGAAGTAGCCTTTAGCGTGTACCGCTGCCGGCAGCCTGATGGTGGGAGCGCGGGGACGTGAGGTGGGTACAGTGGGAGAGGGCGCTGCTCTGGAGACGTGGAGACCCGATGGAACGGCGTGATCTGCCTGTGGCCGTACGGATTCGGCAATGTGCGGTGGACCGTGGAGACCCGAGAGCGCGTGGCTGCAATTAGGGCGGTCGAGCTGGAGCTGGAATTGAATTTTGCCTCGCGAAAAATGACGAtcgtgctccgt
This portion of the Panicum virgatum strain AP13 chromosome 2N, P.virgatum_v5, whole genome shotgun sequence genome encodes:
- the LOC120658163 gene encoding protein XAP5 CIRCADIAN TIMEKEEPER isoform X3, producing the protein MSGFGDGYVGTAQDAVKIRRLEKQREAERRKIEELKNKSADGQPGLLQFGSSTSEILETAFKKETVGLVTREQYVEKRVNIRTKIEEEEKEKLQKLQQEEEELQMQKRKKRRVKGDPRLSFCDDIENGSDEDDFENQTQKKNGPIKLGKDPTVETSFLPDREREAEEQAERERLKKQWLREQELIKNEPLSITYSYWDGTGHRRVIQVRKGDTIGEFLRAVQQQLAPEFREVRTTSVENLLYVKEDLIIPHQHSFYELIINKARGKSGPLFHFDVHEDVRTIADATKEKDESHAGKVVERHWYEKNKHIFPASRWEIYDPTKKWERYTIHGD
- the LOC120658163 gene encoding protein XAP5 CIRCADIAN TIMEKEEPER isoform X2, with the translated sequence MSGFGDGYVGTAQDAVKIRRLEKQREAERRKIEELKNKSADGQPGLLQFGSSTSEILETAFKKETVGLVTREQYVEKRVNIRTKIEEEEKEKLQKLQQEEEELQMQKRKKRRVKGDPRLSFCDDIENGSDEDDFENQETQKKNGPIKLGKDPTVETSFLPDREREAEEQAERERLKKQWLREQELIKNEPLSITYSYWDGTGHRRVIQVRKGDTIGEFLRAVQQQLAPEFREVRTTSVENLLYVKEDLIIPHQHSFYELIINKARGKSGPLFHFDVHEDVRTIADATKEKDESHAGKVVERHWYEKNKHIFPASRWEIYDPTKKWERYTIHGD
- the LOC120658163 gene encoding basic proline-rich protein isoform X1: MASLTILLLARFSSSIAVSSNSYISRSTEQQIIATVAPAVVPDVDGQSTQPFLTSPSGSFTAYLRRGVDSAGGLGGDACYVQVQQAGAGGSVWESDCTPVGGADACDLAFSPVGLELFAGGHSLWDTGVDAADPWTLSLDDGGDMKIISKEGVTVWTASGEPWTGQQCGAPLPVSPEPSTDSALPPPSTAGSKLVTPPSATLAGAGSTDFSSGDQPAPPPVDTLPEMPVQPPVDTAPEQPLAPPPADASPDLPDLPLPPPPAYTSPDSPDQPLPPPPLADVSPPPAPATFGPDTPVAPPFGVPLGTPPPGDDSSLPGIATPPGDEPGSPGGGPFSGPSPAGMPHPHGPAHPHQLPLGASPPLPDALAPGAHGAGAGKQPGVPFGHGQQPEGQGVFGRQPQLLNDEGQALEESSGGWSGSERGEVAATLFAVMATALGFGF